CGCCAATATAGAACTCCAGGGGAACACCGCCGTGGTCTCCGGCGTCCAGTCCCTGAACGGCGCCGATGTGAGGGCCACGGACCTGAGAGCCGGTGCGGCTCTCGTGATCGCCGGGCTTTCAACGCCGGATGAGACATCCCTCTTCGGACTCGGCCATATCTGGCGGGGTTACGAAAGGATGGACGAAAAGATCAGGAGCCTCGGGGGCCAAGTCAAGATCGTCGTCTCCGAGGAAAACGGCGACCTCAAATGGTGACCGACACAAAAAAGCGAGGTATGAGAATTGGCATGGCTTAAAAATCTGATCAGGAACGACCTTTCCAGTGTAGGAAAGTATCGTTACGGTAAACCTGCCGGCGAACTGCAGAGGGAACTGGGGCTCGAGAAGGTGGTCCGGCTGTGCTCCAACGAAAATCCCTGGCCACTTCCCGATTCGGTCGAAAGAGCGATCCAGACAAGCCTGGAGAACGTAAACCGCTATCCCGACCCCCAATCGTACAGGCTCCGACGTCTCCTGGCCCGGAAGTGGGGAGTGTCGGTGGGAGAGATCATCATCGGTGCAGGCACCGAGGGCATCCTTCATACTCTCTTTCATTCGATAATTGGACCCGGCGACGGAATAGTCTGCCCCGTGCCGACCTATCCGCTCTACCGGGTAGCGGCGATAGCCTCGGGCGCAACCTTCGTGGAGGTCCCTCCCCGCGAGGAAGGTACCTGGGAGATAGAGGACATTATCGGAGCCTGTGCGGGGCGCGCAAAGGCCGTGGTCCTGTCCAACCCCAACAACCCACTGGGGACGATCGTGGATCGGGAAAGGATGATCAACCTCGCCCATGAACTTGACTCCCGGCAGATCCTGCTGATCGTTGACGAGGCTTACGCCGAGTACGTGGAGAATCCCGGTTACCTGTCGGGGATTGAATTGTTCAGGGATATCGGCAGGGTAGTGATAACGAGGACCTTCTCGAAGATATATGGGCTGGCTTCCCTCCGCGTGGGATACGCTATCGCTCCCAAGACCGTGGCCGACGCCTACGACAAGATCCACCCCGTCTTCGAAGTGAGCAGGGTAGGCCAGTACGCGGCCCATGCGGCCCTGCTCGAGGCCGAATTCATAAATGACGTCAGGCTGAAGACCCTGTCCGAGAGGAATAGGCTCACCAGAAGCCTGTCCGAGATCGGGGTTCACGCCGAGCCCACCAGGGCGAACTTTATCCTGGTCAGGCACAAGAAGAGCGATGAGGTCTACGAGGGCCTCCTGCGTGAAGGGGTGATCGTGAGGAAGACCAGCGACCTCGGCCTGGAGGGATTTCTCAGGGTTACCGTTGGGTTGCCCGGGGAGAACGACTACTTCCTGTCATCGTTGAAAAAGGTGCTGGCGAAACTTGGTTAAGGGAACCGAAAAGATCATCCTCAATGAGGTCAGGGTCTTTGCCTTCGTCGGCCCCGCCGGGACGGGGAAGAGCCAGAGAGCCCAATTGGTGGCCCAGGATTTAGGTGTGGATTTTATCATCGATGATGGACTCTTGATTCGAAAGGGGCAGATCGTCCGGGGGAAAAGCGCCAAGACCGAAAAAAACCAGGTCCGGGCTATAAGAAGAGCCCTTTTCGAGTACTTGGATCACAGAAAGGCCGTGGTGGAATACCTTTTCCACTCTCAACCCTGTTCAGTGATGTTGATCGCCACCTCGTCGGGGATGGTGTCCCGGATCTTGGCCAACTTGGGCCTGCCCGATCCGGAGAGGATCATAAGGATCGAGGATGTTTCCTCCCCCCAGGAAATATCCCGTGCGAAAAAGGAAAGGTCCTTCAAGGGACAACACGTTATTCCCGTTTCGCATATCCAGGTGCGGAGACACTTCGCGGGAAAACTGGTGGGAAGGCTGAAGGTCCTTTTCGATAACTCCGACCACATGGAGGGAGAGAAGACCATCGTCCGCCCCCCTTTCAAGTTCTTCGGCAAGGTCAGCATAGACCCGGAGGCCATAAACCAGATGGCCCGCTTCATCGCCGAAAGGACCGCCCAAGTTTCTTTCGTGGAGTCGGTGCAGACCAAGCCTACCAACGGGGGAATTACTATCCAGATGGAGCTGGTTTTCAGCCCTGGGCAGAGGTCGATGGTCCTTTTGGGAAAAAACCTCCGCGACAGGACCTCCCGGGCCGTCTCGGGCATTACGGGGCTGGACGTTTACCGTGTGGACATCTTCTTTGTGGGGGTTGATATCCAATGAGATCGAAGGGCGGGGTCACCCGTGACAACAGGTCCGAGGCCTGGGAGAGACTTATCTCTGCCGCCAAACAGTGCGAAAAGTGCCACCTGGCTTCGGGAAGACAGAATGTCGTATTTGGTGAAGGCGACAGGTCCACCCGCCTGCTTTTCGTTGGCGAGGCTCCTGGGCTCGAGGAGGACCAGCAGGGTATCCCCTTCGTGGGAAGGGCCGGCCAACTACTGACCAGGATCTTCGAGGCCGCCGACATCGATAGGAAGAATATCTTCATAACCAACGTGGTAAAATGCAGACCTCCGGGCAACCGGGTCCCCTCGATCGAGGAAATGCTCGCCTGCGAGGATTTTCTGAAAGCCCAGATCGCCCTGATAAACCCGGCGATCCTCGTCTGCCTCGGGGCGACGCCTACCAAATGGATATTGAAGACGGGCGAAAGCATCTCCAGGGTGCGGGGGAAGTGGTTCGATTGGAAGGGGATAAAGGTGATGCCCATGTTCCATCCCAGTTTTCTTCTGAGAAACCAGTCGAAGAAGAAGGGGGGCCCCAAGGATCTGACGTGGACGGATATACAGGAGGTCAGGGATCGTTGGCTGGAATGCCGGTAGAGGGGAAGGTTGGTATACCTTCCCATGTAGCGATAATAATGGACGGCAACGGCCGTTGGGCCGCGAGGAGAGGCCTCCCGCACCTTGCCGGTCATCGCGAGGGTGTCCGGGCCGTGGAGAGGGTTATAAGCGCAGCTGCGGCCACGCCAGGAGTGGATTTCCTGTCCCTTTTCGCCTTTTCCACGGAAAACTGGAAACGTCCCCAGGCCGAGGTCGAGGGTCTCCTGTCTTTGCTGAAGTCCCATCTCAGGTCTAAGAGGGACGAACTTATCCAAAACAGGATAAGGATGATCTTTTCGGGCAGGATCGATCAACTGGCCGGGGACCTCCAGGAGGAAATATCGCATTTCGCAAAAGCCACCGCCGGGGGGGACCTCCTCACGGTGGTGGCCTGCCTGAATTACGGCGGAAGACAGGAGATCGTCGACGGGATCAACAGGCTGCTGCGGAAGGGTTTTACCGGGGAAATCACGGAAGAATTGATCTCCGCCAACCTCTACAACCCTGATATACCTGATCCGGACCTGGTCGTCAGGACGAGTGGAGAGGTGAGGATAAGCAACTTCTTGCTCTGGGAGTCGGCCTACGCGGAGTTTTTTTTCACCGACACCCTTTGGCCCGATTTCGGCGAAGAGGACTTTCAGAAAGCGCTGGAGCATTATTCCCTTCGGGAGAGAAGATATGGATCGAGGTAAATTTTTCCCAAGGGAGCTGATCGTGCGTTCAGCCAGCGGTCTTGCACTGGGCTTGGCGATCCTTGGAGGCATATACCTTGGGAACCCCTATTGGTTCGTCCTTTGCTTCCTCATCTGCATGGTCTCCCTGGGAGAGTTCTACAGGATGCTCAGCCGAAAAGGGCACGTTTCCAGGGTCGTCGGTTTCGGCGCCGGCGTCTCTTCCCTTTTCGCTGCCGTATACTCCAAAGACCCCGCGGTGCTGTTGCCCCTCCTGGCCGCGTCTACGATACTTGTTCTCTTCGTTGAGGTGGCGAGGAAGCACATACTGGATGAGAGCCACGGGATCACCAGTTCAGGGGGCACAGCGGCCGGGATACTCTACATCGTTCTCCCCTGGTCCTTCTTGGTGGTCCTCAGGGATCATATGTGGGGCACTTACCTCCTGGTGGCGCTCTTTGCCTGCACTTGGTCGTGCGATGTCCTTTCCTTCCTCGTCGGTTCCAGGTGGGGAGAAACGCCCCTTTGTCCCTCCGTCAGCCCGAACAAGACCGTTGAGGGATTCCTCGGAGGCCTGACCGGAAGCCTCCTCTGCGGCGGCTGCCTGGCCTATTATTGGGGTATGGCTCCCTTTTCGATAATTCTCATTGCCCTTTTCTGCGGCACCTTCGGCCAGGTTGGGGACCTGGCCGAGTCCCTCCTCAAAAGGGAGGCTGGCATCAAGGATACGGGAGACCTGATACCGGGCCACGGGGGCATGCTGGACAGGTTCGACAGCATCCTCGTAAACTCGGTCCTGGTGTTTTTCGTCTTCGGGGTGCTCTGGTAACAATGAAGACGAGGAACATCTCCATCATAGGTGCCACGGGTAGCGTCGGCCGATCCGTCCTGGATGTCTGCTCCTTGTTTCCAGGCCTTTTCCGGGTCCAGGCCCTGGCCGCTGACAAAAACGTCAAGGGATTATTTGAATTGGGTAGAAATTTCGAAAGTGATCTACTTGTCCTGGCCGATCGGGAGTCCTCGGAAAGGTTGCGCAGGATGGCAGAGCCGGAATTCACCTGCCTGGGTGGGGAGGAAGCGCTTCTTACCATGATCGAAGAACCCGACTGTGAAGAGGTGGTCTTCGCCTCTTCCGGGACAGGTGCTCTTTCGGCCCTTATTTTGGCTCTCGAAAAGGGGAAAAAAGTCTACCTTGCCAACAAGGAGATAATCGTGGCGGCGGGGGAATGGATCATGCCGATGACCCGGGGTAATCTCATACCCCTGGACAGCGAGCACAACGCCGTCTGGCAGTGCCTCAGGGGCGAAGTGACTTCGTCGGTGAGAAGGATCTATCTCACCGCATCGGGTGGCCCCTTCCTCCATACACCGATGGAGGATCTGCGGGAAGTCTCCTTCGAAAGGGCGAGCCGTCATCCGATCTGGCCCATGGGGAAAAAGATATCGATCGACAGTGCCACCCTCATGAACAAGGGGATCGAAATGATCGAGGCCCACCATCTTTTTGGGCTGTCCATCGATAAGATTAAAGCCCTGGTCCATCCCCAGGCCCTTGTTCACGGCATGGTCGAATTTATCGATGGATCGATCAAGATGCTCTATTCCAGGCCGGATATGAGACTGGCGATCCTGTCCGCTCTCGGGGCGGAGGGGCGCTTGGGCAACCCCGATCCCAACTTGGCCCCGCCGGAGTTGTCGGGCGTTGCCCTGGAGTTCATGGAGCCCGATGAAGGGAAGTTCCCCTGCCTCGCTATTGCCAGGGAAGCCTGCCGACTGGGCGGAGCCTATCCTCCGATCCTCATCGGGGCTGACGAGGGGGCCGTGATGTTGTTCAAGAGGGGTCGGATAGCTTTTACGGAGATAGGCCCGAGGATAGAGAGCGCGCTGACGGCCTATAACGGTGATAGGCCCCGTTCCTGGCAGGATGCCCTTGGACTCGTGGCCTGGGGAAAGGAAAGGGTTTTGCAGGTTTAGACGGATAATTCACGACCCGAAAGGGATGAAATAATGGGTTTGAGCGCGCTGGCTTTTGTGTTAGTGATAGCGATCTGTGTTATATCGCATGAATTTGGCCATCTCCTGGCCGCGAGGTCCTCGGGGGTCCAGGTCCACGAGTTCTCCTTCGGCATGGGGCCGCTCCTCTTCAGTTGGAAGAGGAAGGGCATGATATGGTCCATAAGGGCCGTGCCGGTCGGCGGTTTTGTCCGGCTGGCCGGGATGTCGGAGGAGCAGGAAGAGGAAAAGATCCGGCCCGGCATGTCCTTCGCCGAGAAGTCACCGTGGAAACGCCTGATGATCCTCGGAGGAGGTTCGATTTCGAACATCGTCCTGGCGATCCTTTTCACGGCGTTGCTCCTATGGGGGCACGGCATAATGGACCTTGAGAGCACCCGCATCGGGGAAATTATGGCAGGGTACCCGGCTCAAGAGATGGGCCTCCTGCCAGGGGACGTCATAAAAGAAGTTTCCGGCGTTACCGTGCGGGATTGGGCCACACTGTCATCCACCATAAGGGAAAGAGCCGCCCGGGGCCCCCTGGAGCTGACCTTCGAACGGGATGGCACGATCCATTCGCTCCGTGGCCAAGTGCCCCTGGACCAGGAGTACAAGGTCCCGCTCCTGGGGATAAGACCTTCGATGAAAAGGTACTCCTTCCAGCGGGCTCTTTCGAGCTCCCTGGGGTATATATGGAGTTTCAGCGTCGAGATCGTCAAGGGGATCTGGTCATGGGCGACGGGCCATGGCCAGGTGGAGATCACCGGCCCCGTCGGGATAGCCTCGATGGCGGGGAAAGCGGCCAGGGAGGGTTTTTGGACCTTCCTTGCCTTTCTGTCCATGATCAGTCTCCATCTCGGCATTTTGAATCTCCTGCCCTTCCCGGCCCTCGACGGAGGCAGGATCCTCATCATCATGGGAGAGATCGTTACGGGGAGGAAACTTCCGGAGAGATGGGAGAACCTGGTCCACCTCGCGGGTTTCATTCTCCTGGTACTGCTGCTCATCTTTGTCTCCTGGAAGGACCTCGTAAAGATCCTTCCAGTGGCCAGGTAGGAACCGGAGGGGAGGGCAGTCGAGCGATGGGCAGAAGGTCCGTAATGGTGGGCGACCTCGGGATAGGAAACGGTTTCCCGGTAAGGGTGGAAAGCATGCTCAAGACCCCCCTTCAGGACCTGCGGGGATGCCTTGAGGAAGTCCGGCTCTTGGCGGATGAAGGTTGCGAATTGGCCAGAGTGGCCTTTCCCGGAATGGAACTTTCCGAGGCATTATCCCGGTTGATCGAGGATTCCCCGATTGAAGTCATGGCCGATATCCATTTCGATCATCGCCTCGCCATAAGGGCGATCACCTCCGGATGCCGATCCGTCAGGGTAAATCCGGGAAACATGGGCGGACGCCGAGGGATAAGGGAATTGTGCTCCGCCGTAAAGGACCATGGGGTGGTCGTAAGGATAGGCGCGAACTCCGGGTCCCTTTCGAGATCGCAAATTGAGCAGGCGAGCGGTGATACTGGCCAGGCGCTCTTCGACGCCGTATCTGACCAGGCTGGACTCCTCCTGGACTGGGGCGTCGAGGACATAATCCTCTCCGCGAAATCAACATCCATCAGG
This is a stretch of genomic DNA from Thermovirga sp.. It encodes these proteins:
- the uppS gene encoding di-trans,poly-cis-decaprenylcistransferase, translating into MPVEGKVGIPSHVAIIMDGNGRWAARRGLPHLAGHREGVRAVERVISAAAATPGVDFLSLFAFSTENWKRPQAEVEGLLSLLKSHLRSKRDELIQNRIRMIFSGRIDQLAGDLQEEISHFAKATAGGDLLTVVACLNYGGRQEIVDGINRLLRKGFTGEITEELISANLYNPDIPDPDLVVRTSGEVRISNFLLWESAYAEFFFTDTLWPDFGEEDFQKALEHYSLRERRYGSR
- a CDS encoding phosphatidate cytidylyltransferase, which encodes MDRGKFFPRELIVRSASGLALGLAILGGIYLGNPYWFVLCFLICMVSLGEFYRMLSRKGHVSRVVGFGAGVSSLFAAVYSKDPAVLLPLLAASTILVLFVEVARKHILDESHGITSSGGTAAGILYIVLPWSFLVVLRDHMWGTYLLVALFACTWSCDVLSFLVGSRWGETPLCPSVSPNKTVEGFLGGLTGSLLCGGCLAYYWGMAPFSIILIALFCGTFGQVGDLAESLLKREAGIKDTGDLIPGHGGMLDRFDSILVNSVLVFFVFGVLW
- the hisC gene encoding histidinol-phosphate transaminase; this translates as MAWLKNLIRNDLSSVGKYRYGKPAGELQRELGLEKVVRLCSNENPWPLPDSVERAIQTSLENVNRYPDPQSYRLRRLLARKWGVSVGEIIIGAGTEGILHTLFHSIIGPGDGIVCPVPTYPLYRVAAIASGATFVEVPPREEGTWEIEDIIGACAGRAKAVVLSNPNNPLGTIVDRERMINLAHELDSRQILLIVDEAYAEYVENPGYLSGIELFRDIGRVVITRTFSKIYGLASLRVGYAIAPKTVADAYDKIHPVFEVSRVGQYAAHAALLEAEFINDVRLKTLSERNRLTRSLSEIGVHAEPTRANFILVRHKKSDEVYEGLLREGVIVRKTSDLGLEGFLRVTVGLPGENDYFLSSLKKVLAKLG
- a CDS encoding uracil-DNA glycosylase — translated: MRSKGGVTRDNRSEAWERLISAAKQCEKCHLASGRQNVVFGEGDRSTRLLFVGEAPGLEEDQQGIPFVGRAGQLLTRIFEAADIDRKNIFITNVVKCRPPGNRVPSIEEMLACEDFLKAQIALINPAILVCLGATPTKWILKTGESISRVRGKWFDWKGIKVMPMFHPSFLLRNQSKKKGGPKDLTWTDIQEVRDRWLECR
- a CDS encoding 1-deoxy-D-xylulose-5-phosphate reductoisomerase, with amino-acid sequence MKTRNISIIGATGSVGRSVLDVCSLFPGLFRVQALAADKNVKGLFELGRNFESDLLVLADRESSERLRRMAEPEFTCLGGEEALLTMIEEPDCEEVVFASSGTGALSALILALEKGKKVYLANKEIIVAAGEWIMPMTRGNLIPLDSEHNAVWQCLRGEVTSSVRRIYLTASGGPFLHTPMEDLREVSFERASRHPIWPMGKKISIDSATLMNKGIEMIEAHHLFGLSIDKIKALVHPQALVHGMVEFIDGSIKMLYSRPDMRLAILSALGAEGRLGNPDPNLAPPELSGVALEFMEPDEGKFPCLAIAREACRLGGAYPPILIGADEGAVMLFKRGRIAFTEIGPRIESALTAYNGDRPRSWQDALGLVAWGKERVLQV
- a CDS encoding site-2 protease family protein, with amino-acid sequence MGLSALAFVLVIAICVISHEFGHLLAARSSGVQVHEFSFGMGPLLFSWKRKGMIWSIRAVPVGGFVRLAGMSEEQEEEKIRPGMSFAEKSPWKRLMILGGGSISNIVLAILFTALLLWGHGIMDLESTRIGEIMAGYPAQEMGLLPGDVIKEVSGVTVRDWATLSSTIRERAARGPLELTFERDGTIHSLRGQVPLDQEYKVPLLGIRPSMKRYSFQRALSSSLGYIWSFSVEIVKGIWSWATGHGQVEITGPVGIASMAGKAAREGFWTFLAFLSMISLHLGILNLLPFPALDGGRILIIMGEIVTGRKLPERWENLVHLAGFILLVLLLIFVSWKDLVKILPVAR